A section of the Luteolibacter flavescens genome encodes:
- a CDS encoding UPF0175 family protein: protein MELPDSVLEGTGLTPELAKLEVAVALYRDRKASMGKAARLAGLSRPEFQRELGKRGVTVDYEVADLRADVEALRGLGFP, encoded by the coding sequence GTGGAATTGCCGGATTCTGTCTTGGAAGGAACAGGGCTGACACCCGAGCTGGCGAAGCTCGAGGTGGCAGTGGCGCTGTATCGGGATCGCAAGGCGAGCATGGGGAAAGCCGCCCGGTTGGCCGGATTATCCCGCCCCGAATTCCAGCGTGAACTGGGCAAGCGCGGCGTGACGGTTGACTATGAGGTCGCAGACCTTCGCGCGGACGTGGAGGCGCTTCGCGGGCTGGGTTTTCCATGA
- a CDS encoding ATP-dependent Clp protease ATP-binding subunit, whose product MNNFTPRAQQVLALARKEADRFNHSYVGTEHLLLGLIKLGQGVAVNVLERMGLDLESVRMEVEKEVGTGTGQKISGSIPYTPRVKKVLALANKEAKALNHSYVGTEHILLGLLREGEGVAARVLRRMDVDIQRTRNEILAEIDPNFTPDDDDDDSDDDEDENFEDEGQEGGEEQESEGKTKTPALRAFGRDLTKLARDHELDPVIGRESEIERVIQILCRRTKNNPVLIGEAGVGKTAIVEGLAQEIASGNVPEILRDKKVITLDLALMVAGTKYRGQFEERIKAVMDEIRKVKNVILFIDELHTIVGAGSAEGAMDASNIIKPALSRSELQVVGATTLNEYRKYIEKDAALERRFQQVKVEEPSVEDAIKIMQGLQEKYEAHHKAKFTPEAVEASVKLTSRYLTGRYLPDKAIDVLDEAGARARIGTMTRPPEIKQLEADIEQVNREKIGAIGEQDFEKAASLRDKEKHIKKSLEETLKNWRSKSEETVVEVGDEDIMAVVSKWTGVPLRRMEEKEAEKLLKMEGELEGRVIGQDEAVKAISKALRRSRADLKDPRRPIGSFLFLGPTGVGKTYLARNLAEFMFGDADALIQIDMSEYMEKFTSSRLIGSPPGYVGYEEGGQLSEAVRRRPYSVVLFDEIEKAHPDVMNLLLQILEEGMVTDSLGRKIDFRNTIIILTSNVGASTIKRQTSLGFGAMSADDSDFEGMKEKILEESKRYFKPEFLNRLDDLVVFHMLEKKDLDKIVDLEINKLVKRLREKEITIELDASARDLLVKKGYDPSYGARPMRRAVERYLEDPLAEALLRGDVKPGDTAKVMCPEGKEEMVFETIGTQAEPDNAGV is encoded by the coding sequence ATGAATAACTTCACTCCCAGAGCCCAACAGGTCCTGGCCCTCGCGCGAAAGGAGGCCGACCGCTTCAACCACAGCTACGTGGGCACCGAGCATCTCCTGCTCGGCCTCATCAAGCTCGGTCAGGGAGTGGCGGTCAATGTGCTGGAACGCATGGGACTCGATCTCGAAAGCGTCCGCATGGAGGTCGAAAAGGAAGTCGGCACCGGCACCGGCCAGAAGATTTCCGGCAGCATCCCCTACACGCCCCGCGTGAAGAAGGTGCTCGCGCTGGCCAACAAGGAAGCCAAGGCCCTGAACCACAGCTACGTGGGCACCGAGCACATCTTGCTCGGCCTGCTGCGCGAGGGTGAAGGCGTGGCCGCCCGCGTCCTGCGCCGCATGGACGTGGATATCCAGCGCACCCGCAACGAGATCCTTGCCGAGATCGACCCGAATTTCACCCCGGACGACGACGATGATGATTCGGACGACGACGAGGACGAAAACTTCGAGGACGAAGGACAGGAAGGTGGCGAAGAGCAGGAGTCCGAGGGCAAGACCAAGACCCCGGCACTCCGCGCATTCGGCCGCGACCTGACCAAGCTCGCCCGCGACCATGAGCTCGATCCCGTGATCGGTCGTGAGTCGGAGATCGAGCGCGTCATCCAGATCCTGTGCCGCCGCACGAAGAACAACCCGGTGCTCATCGGTGAGGCTGGCGTTGGCAAGACTGCCATCGTCGAAGGCCTCGCCCAGGAGATCGCCTCGGGCAACGTGCCGGAGATCCTGCGCGACAAGAAGGTCATCACCCTAGACCTCGCCCTCATGGTGGCTGGCACGAAGTATCGCGGCCAGTTCGAGGAGCGCATCAAGGCGGTGATGGACGAGATCCGCAAGGTGAAGAACGTCATCCTCTTCATCGACGAGCTGCACACCATCGTGGGTGCCGGCTCGGCCGAGGGAGCGATGGATGCTTCCAATATCATCAAGCCCGCGCTTTCCCGCTCGGAGCTGCAGGTGGTGGGTGCGACTACCCTGAACGAGTATCGCAAGTACATCGAGAAGGACGCCGCCCTCGAGCGCCGCTTCCAGCAGGTGAAGGTGGAAGAGCCTTCCGTGGAGGATGCCATCAAGATCATGCAGGGCCTGCAGGAGAAGTACGAGGCTCACCACAAGGCGAAGTTCACGCCGGAAGCCGTCGAGGCCTCGGTGAAGCTCACCTCGCGCTATCTCACCGGACGCTATCTGCCGGACAAGGCGATCGACGTGCTCGACGAGGCAGGCGCCCGCGCCCGCATCGGCACCATGACGCGCCCGCCGGAAATCAAGCAGCTCGAAGCGGACATCGAACAGGTGAACCGCGAGAAGATCGGCGCGATCGGCGAGCAGGATTTCGAGAAGGCCGCTTCCTTGCGCGACAAGGAGAAGCACATCAAGAAGTCGCTCGAGGAGACGCTGAAGAACTGGCGCTCGAAGTCCGAGGAAACCGTCGTCGAAGTGGGTGACGAGGACATCATGGCCGTGGTCTCGAAGTGGACCGGCGTCCCGCTCCGCCGCATGGAGGAGAAGGAAGCCGAGAAGCTGCTCAAGATGGAAGGCGAGCTGGAAGGCCGCGTGATCGGTCAGGACGAGGCGGTGAAAGCCATCTCGAAGGCCCTGCGCCGCTCGCGTGCCGACCTGAAGGACCCGCGCCGCCCGATCGGCTCGTTCCTCTTCCTCGGCCCCACCGGTGTCGGCAAGACGTATCTCGCCCGCAACCTCGCCGAGTTCATGTTCGGCGATGCGGACGCGCTCATCCAGATCGACATGTCGGAGTACATGGAGAAGTTCACCTCAAGCCGCCTGATCGGATCGCCTCCGGGCTATGTCGGCTATGAGGAAGGTGGCCAGCTTTCCGAAGCCGTCCGCCGCCGGCCTTACTCCGTGGTGCTCTTCGACGAGATCGAGAAGGCACACCCGGACGTCATGAACCTGCTCCTCCAGATCTTGGAAGAGGGCATGGTGACGGACTCGCTGGGTCGCAAGATCGACTTCCGCAACACGATCATCATCCTCACGTCGAACGTGGGTGCCTCGACCATCAAGCGTCAGACCTCGCTCGGCTTCGGTGCAATGTCGGCGGACGACTCCGACTTCGAGGGCATGAAGGAGAAGATCCTCGAGGAATCGAAGCGCTACTTCAAACCGGAGTTCCTGAACCGCCTCGATGACCTCGTCGTCTTCCACATGCTGGAGAAGAAGGACCTCGACAAGATCGTGGACCTCGAGATCAACAAGCTGGTCAAGCGCCTGCGCGAGAAGGAGATCACCATCGAACTCGATGCCAGCGCCCGCGACCTGCTGGTCAAGAAGGGCTACGACCCATCCTACGGTGCACGTCCGATGCGCCGCGCGGTGGAGCGCTACCTGGAAGACCCGCTCGCCGAGGCCCTGCTCCGCGGCGACGTGAAGCCCGGCGACACCGCCAAGGTCATGTGCCCGGAAGGCAAGGAAGAGATGGTCTTCGAGACCATCGGCACCCAGGCCGAACCGGACAACGCCGGCGTCTGA
- a CDS encoding beta-ketoacyl-[acyl-carrier-protein] synthase family protein, whose translation MAFRADQPPVSALRPVAITGAGIFTPMGADLAENSAGFRAGRTAFRPVDLFDVSRQRVGTAGVAELPGRVPGVSAKSWQRMDRGSRMAWLAAREALDTAGLTGGDMPVVIGTSAAAMPVGEKYYLQSIANASRRGQLTRVETYQPQFQMMEMMRSLGVRGPLRIVSNACASGANAIGHAFQMVSEGKAERVLAGGYDALCQLVFAGFDSLQALSASGIPRPFDAARDGLALGEGAGFVIVESLESARARGADVLACVLSYAAATDIHHLTQPHPEGDAALTTMDKATRAAGLEPEQIDYINSHGTGTPLNDVAEARAISRWAGESVGKIKVSSTKSAIGHLLGGAGSVESVICLLTLRDQFLPASLNVREIDPVVEFDLVQQPREVPVTTVLTNSFGFGGANATLIFQRDGL comes from the coding sequence GTGGCATTCCGAGCCGATCAACCCCCAGTCTCCGCCCTGCGCCCCGTCGCCATCACCGGTGCCGGGATCTTCACGCCGATGGGCGCGGACCTGGCGGAGAATTCCGCAGGCTTCCGCGCGGGACGGACCGCATTCCGCCCGGTGGACCTTTTCGATGTGTCGCGCCAGCGCGTCGGCACCGCCGGTGTGGCGGAGCTTCCCGGCAGAGTTCCGGGAGTTTCCGCGAAATCCTGGCAGCGCATGGACCGCGGCAGCCGCATGGCGTGGCTCGCGGCCCGCGAGGCGCTGGACACCGCGGGCCTCACCGGCGGCGACATGCCGGTGGTGATCGGCACCTCGGCGGCAGCGATGCCGGTGGGTGAGAAGTATTACCTCCAGTCGATCGCGAATGCCTCCCGCCGCGGACAGCTCACCCGCGTGGAGACCTATCAGCCGCAGTTCCAGATGATGGAAATGATGCGCTCGCTCGGTGTCCGCGGTCCGCTGCGCATCGTCTCGAATGCCTGCGCGTCCGGCGCGAATGCCATCGGCCACGCCTTCCAGATGGTTTCCGAGGGGAAGGCCGAGCGCGTTCTGGCGGGTGGCTACGATGCTCTCTGCCAGCTTGTTTTCGCGGGCTTCGATTCGCTCCAGGCGCTATCGGCGAGCGGCATTCCGCGGCCTTTCGATGCCGCGCGCGACGGCCTCGCGCTGGGCGAGGGGGCGGGCTTCGTCATCGTGGAGTCGCTGGAGTCGGCGAGGGCCCGCGGTGCGGACGTGCTTGCCTGCGTGCTTTCCTACGCTGCCGCCACCGACATCCATCACCTCACGCAACCGCATCCCGAGGGCGATGCCGCCCTGACGACGATGGACAAGGCGACGCGTGCCGCCGGGCTGGAACCTGAGCAGATCGACTACATCAATTCCCACGGCACCGGCACGCCGCTCAATGACGTGGCCGAGGCGCGCGCCATCTCTCGCTGGGCGGGGGAGTCGGTCGGAAAGATCAAGGTCTCGTCCACTAAGTCGGCGATCGGTCACCTGTTAGGCGGAGCCGGTTCGGTGGAGTCGGTGATCTGCCTGCTCACGCTGCGGGATCAATTCCTGCCCGCGAGCCTCAATGTCCGCGAGATCGATCCTGTGGTAGAATTCGATCTTGTCCAGCAACCGCGCGAGGTGCCGGTGACGACCGTGCTGACGAATTCCTTCGGCTTCGGCGGAGCGAATGCCACGCTGATTTTCCAACGAGACGGTTTGTGA
- a CDS encoding UvrB/UvrC motif-containing protein, which yields MDCDICGKHAKVHLTQLVGGQIKKIALCDDCAKEKGVTDPTGFALAEMLLGKTPGKVVPSAPTVAGSGRRCPNCGFTLEDLRRIRRFGCADCYDTFREDVNQMLRGMHKGFKHCGKVPAGMMELHERTQRLEELRGKLDQAITSENYEEAAGLRDEIRQIEVRATPESND from the coding sequence ATGGACTGCGACATCTGCGGCAAGCATGCAAAGGTGCACCTCACCCAACTGGTGGGCGGGCAAATCAAGAAAATTGCCCTTTGCGACGATTGCGCCAAGGAGAAGGGAGTGACCGATCCGACGGGCTTCGCCTTGGCGGAGATGCTGCTGGGCAAGACTCCCGGCAAGGTGGTGCCGTCCGCCCCCACGGTGGCGGGCAGCGGCCGCCGATGCCCGAATTGCGGGTTCACGTTGGAAGACCTGCGCCGCATCCGCCGCTTCGGTTGCGCGGATTGCTACGACACCTTCCGCGAGGACGTGAACCAGATGCTCCGCGGCATGCACAAGGGCTTCAAACACTGCGGCAAGGTGCCCGCGGGCATGATGGAGCTCCACGAGCGCACCCAGCGGCTGGAGGAACTTCGCGGGAAGCTCGACCAGGCCATCACCTCTGAAAATTACGAGGAAGCCGCTGGCCTGCGCGACGAGATCCGCCAGATCGAGGTCCGTGCCACCCCGGAGTCCAACGACTGA
- a CDS encoding 5-formyltetrahydrofolate cyclo-ligase encodes MQETTPAKSALRRVLRANRPELDAQLGQSAAIRGHLAHWLALHPAKTIAAFVAIPGEVFLLPLIAELQDRRWVLPRIEGETMKFHLVDAAMPRLHPGPFGLAEPMHDSPVVPIDEIELFLCPGMAFTRSGKRIGRGKGYYDRALAGSRSESLRAGVCFREQVLPELPTDPHDLPMHFLATPDGVHDCSERPA; translated from the coding sequence ATGCAAGAGACAACTCCCGCCAAGTCCGCCCTGCGCCGCGTTCTGCGCGCAAATCGTCCCGAGCTGGACGCCCAGCTCGGGCAATCGGCGGCGATCCGTGGCCATCTTGCCCATTGGCTGGCCCTGCATCCGGCCAAGACCATCGCCGCCTTCGTCGCCATCCCAGGCGAGGTTTTCCTGCTGCCCCTCATCGCGGAATTGCAGGATCGCCGCTGGGTGCTGCCGCGGATCGAGGGCGAGACAATGAAATTCCATCTCGTGGATGCGGCGATGCCGAGGCTGCACCCCGGCCCCTTCGGCCTCGCGGAACCGATGCATGACTCACCGGTCGTGCCAATCGATGAAATCGAGCTCTTCCTCTGCCCCGGCATGGCCTTCACCCGCAGCGGCAAGCGCATCGGCCGCGGCAAGGGCTACTACGACCGGGCGCTCGCCGGGTCCCGTTCGGAATCCCTGAGAGCCGGCGTTTGTTTCCGCGAGCAGGTCCTCCCGGAACTCCCCACCGACCCGCACGACCTGCCGATGCATTTCCTCGCGACGCCCGATGGCGTCCACGATTGCTCGGAACGCCCGGCTTGA
- the folP gene encoding dihydropteroate synthase, whose amino-acid sequence MWWKTARTRLDLGQRGMIMGILNTTPDSFSDGGSHAGVEAAVAHARQMIADGAAIIDIGGESTRPGAGEVAVAEEIARTAPVIAALRAEWAGAISIDTMKASVAAAALEAGADIVNDVSGLTADPDMERVCVESGCGVAVMHMQGDPRTMQVAPDYEDVVAEVRRFFEERLLSLVAAGIDAEAICFDPGIGFGKTVEHNLALLRALANLNVGGRPLLLGVSRKSFIGRVLGSTDLADRSWPTVAITAWAREAGAMIHRVHEVRPNTQALRMTEAILQGGNSAFSG is encoded by the coding sequence ATGTGGTGGAAAACGGCACGCACGCGGCTGGATCTGGGCCAGCGGGGAATGATCATGGGCATCCTGAATACCACTCCGGACTCCTTTTCCGACGGGGGGAGCCACGCCGGGGTCGAGGCCGCGGTGGCGCACGCCCGGCAGATGATTGCGGACGGCGCGGCGATCATCGACATCGGCGGAGAGTCCACCCGGCCCGGTGCCGGTGAGGTGGCCGTGGCCGAGGAAATCGCCCGGACCGCGCCGGTGATCGCGGCACTGAGGGCGGAGTGGGCCGGGGCGATCTCCATCGATACCATGAAGGCATCCGTGGCCGCCGCCGCGCTGGAAGCCGGGGCGGACATCGTGAATGACGTGAGCGGCCTGACCGCGGACCCGGACATGGAGCGGGTCTGCGTGGAAAGCGGCTGCGGCGTGGCGGTGATGCACATGCAGGGCGACCCGCGCACCATGCAGGTGGCGCCGGATTACGAGGACGTGGTGGCGGAGGTGCGGCGGTTCTTTGAGGAAAGACTCCTCAGCCTGGTCGCCGCGGGTATCGATGCGGAGGCGATCTGCTTCGATCCCGGGATCGGCTTCGGGAAGACGGTGGAGCACAATCTCGCCCTGCTGCGCGCCTTGGCCAACCTGAATGTGGGCGGTCGTCCGCTGTTGCTGGGCGTTTCGCGAAAATCTTTCATTGGGCGGGTGCTCGGCAGCACCGATCTGGCGGACCGCTCTTGGCCGACCGTGGCGATCACCGCGTGGGCGCGGGAGGCCGGGGCAATGATCCACCGGGTCCACGAGGTGCGGCCGAATACCCAGGCGCTGCGGATGACCGAGGCGATCCTGCAGGGTGGAAATTCCGCATTCTCCGGGTGA
- a CDS encoding DUF3368 domain-containing protein codes for MIVVADTSAISNLISIGRESVLESLFGGVTIPPAVENELLNWHRDIPDFVTVMKPVDLDAVLSLESELDPGEAEAIVLASELSADLLLIDERKGRIAADRLGLRSTGLLGVLLQAKAAGLLGSLKPILGELTERAGFRVSPAVRSEFLKLAGELE; via the coding sequence ATGATTGTCGTGGCTGACACATCGGCGATCAGCAACCTGATCTCGATTGGGCGAGAGAGCGTTCTTGAGTCTCTGTTTGGTGGGGTCACGATTCCTCCAGCCGTGGAGAATGAGCTTCTGAACTGGCACCGGGACATTCCGGACTTCGTGACGGTGATGAAACCGGTCGATCTGGATGCAGTCTTGAGCCTGGAGTCGGAATTGGATCCAGGCGAGGCCGAGGCAATCGTTCTGGCCAGCGAATTGAGTGCCGATCTTCTGCTCATTGATGAACGCAAGGGCAGAATCGCGGCGGACAGGCTTGGTCTGCGATCGACAGGACTCCTCGGTGTGCTGCTGCAGGCGAAAGCTGCCGGATTGCTGGGCTCACTGAAGCCAATCTTGGGCGAACTTACCGAGCGGGCGGGGTTTCGTGTTTCTCCGGCGGTCAGGTCCGAGTTTTTGAAGTTGGCCGGAGAGTTGGAATGA
- a CDS encoding protein arginine kinase, with product MMRFTTLIKNPADWMTGEGADNAIVLTSRIRLARNLRGEAFPGWAKKEQRRHALEIMRPAVEALPCMKDAFSQELDDLNSVQKQVLVERHLISREHAARGEGSAAVIERRQSIALMLNEEDHLRMQAIRPGMSLRGAFEALSAIDDDLENSLELAFDHELGYLTTCPTNLGTGLRASAMLHLPALVLSDQIGQVLQAVNKIGLAVRGLYGEGTESLGNLFQISNQSTLGESEETILRRLERVIAQVATHERNARDKLLEDDPAMVSDKIGRAYGVLRHAWIIDSKEALTHLSLLRLGGDLGFLPQDTVKTCDALLMDIQPAHLQLHSGRKLSPEERDSIRAEIVRGRLQSLEAPDIRSTRKKDESDPDPEIL from the coding sequence ATGATGCGCTTCACCACTCTCATCAAGAACCCCGCCGACTGGATGACCGGCGAGGGCGCTGACAATGCCATCGTGCTGACGTCCCGCATCCGGCTCGCGCGCAATCTCCGCGGGGAGGCTTTCCCCGGCTGGGCGAAGAAGGAGCAGCGCCGCCATGCGCTGGAAATCATGCGGCCCGCCGTCGAGGCGCTGCCTTGCATGAAGGACGCCTTTTCCCAGGAGCTGGACGATCTGAATTCCGTCCAGAAGCAGGTGCTGGTCGAGCGTCACCTCATCAGCCGCGAGCACGCCGCACGCGGGGAGGGGAGCGCTGCCGTCATCGAGCGCCGCCAGTCGATCGCCCTGATGCTGAATGAGGAGGATCACCTGCGGATGCAGGCGATCCGCCCCGGCATGTCGCTCCGTGGTGCCTTCGAGGCGCTGTCGGCGATCGACGATGATCTTGAAAACTCGCTCGAACTCGCCTTCGACCACGAGCTGGGCTATCTGACCACTTGCCCGACGAATCTCGGCACGGGCCTGCGGGCCTCGGCGATGCTGCATCTGCCGGCGCTCGTCCTGAGCGACCAGATCGGCCAGGTCTTGCAGGCGGTGAACAAGATCGGCCTCGCCGTGCGCGGGCTCTACGGTGAGGGCACCGAGTCGCTTGGAAACCTTTTCCAGATCTCGAACCAGTCCACGCTGGGCGAGAGCGAAGAGACAATTTTACGCAGGCTGGAGCGCGTAATCGCCCAGGTTGCGACACATGAGCGCAATGCCCGCGACAAGTTGCTCGAGGATGATCCGGCCATGGTCAGCGACAAGATCGGTCGCGCCTACGGGGTCCTGCGACATGCGTGGATCATTGATTCCAAGGAAGCTCTGACACATCTTTCCCTGCTTCGCCTGGGTGGCGACCTCGGTTTCCTGCCCCAGGATACGGTCAAAACCTGCGATGCCCTGCTGATGGACATTCAACCGGCACACCTCCAGCTACACAGTGGCAGGAAGCTATCACCGGAAGAGCGCGACTCCATCCGAGCGGAAATCGTGCGCGGCCGGTTGCAAAGCCTCGAAGCCCCTGATATTCGTTCTACGAGAAAGAAGGACGAGTCCGACCCAGACCCTGAAATTTTATGA
- the ilvE gene encoding branched-chain-amino-acid transaminase, with amino-acid sequence MKIWLDGELVDESAAKISVFDHGLLYGDGVFEGIRFYNRRVFRLEEHIKRLFESARAIVLELPWTPEEVCKFVVETVAANGLDDGYIRLVVTRGSGGLGLNPYLCKRASMFIIAGTISLYPQEHYENGLSVITCATRRPAPAALMPQVKSLNYLNNIMAKVEAIQADALEAVMLNEQGYVAECTGDNIFILRDGVLYTPLVSDGALDGVTRRVILELADQLGVPTVEKSLTRYDLYICDEFFLTGTAAEVIPVVAYDRRVIGTGKPGEITKRFIAAFKELAGSTGTPID; translated from the coding sequence ATGAAAATCTGGCTCGACGGCGAATTGGTGGACGAATCCGCGGCGAAAATTTCCGTGTTCGATCACGGCTTGCTTTACGGTGACGGTGTCTTTGAAGGCATCCGCTTCTACAACCGGCGGGTCTTCCGCCTTGAGGAACACATCAAGCGCCTCTTCGAGTCCGCCCGCGCCATCGTGCTGGAGCTGCCATGGACGCCGGAGGAAGTCTGCAAGTTCGTCGTGGAGACCGTGGCAGCCAACGGCCTCGACGACGGCTACATCCGCCTCGTGGTCACCCGCGGCTCCGGCGGTCTGGGCCTGAATCCCTACCTCTGCAAGCGCGCCAGCATGTTCATCATCGCCGGCACCATCAGCCTCTATCCGCAGGAACACTATGAAAACGGCCTGTCCGTGATCACCTGTGCCACCCGCCGCCCGGCACCCGCCGCGCTGATGCCGCAGGTGAAGTCGCTGAACTACTTGAATAACATCATGGCCAAGGTGGAGGCCATCCAGGCCGACGCGCTGGAAGCCGTGATGCTCAACGAGCAGGGCTACGTCGCCGAGTGCACCGGCGACAATATCTTCATCCTGCGCGACGGCGTCCTCTATACGCCGCTGGTGAGCGACGGTGCCCTCGACGGCGTGACCCGCCGCGTGATCCTGGAACTGGCCGACCAGCTCGGCGTGCCGACGGTGGAGAAGTCGCTGACCCGCTACGACCTCTACATCTGCGACGAATTCTTCCTCACCGGCACCGCCGCCGAGGTCATCCCGGTGGTCGCCTACGACCGCCGCGTGATCGGCACCGGCAAGCCCGGCGAGATCACGAAGCGCTTCATCGCCGCCTTCAAGGAACTGGCAGGTTCCACCGGCACCCCGATCGACTGA
- the bioD gene encoding dethiobiotin synthase → MNYFVTGTDTGAGKTRFTRLLVEALRAEGIDAAGFKPVCCGDRDDAVELAAASGGLEPAQVNPVWLKAPVAPLVAGMLENRPIDTAALLMATRDFIASHAQVIVEGVGGWRVPLAEGYDMADFAVDLGLPVIIVVGNRLGALNHTILTVDAIRARGVEIAGLVMNHLEDELDTAAITNKGMIEQLTGVPILAEIIHGQDFFDAEPFIGS, encoded by the coding sequence GTGAACTACTTCGTCACCGGCACGGATACCGGCGCGGGCAAGACCCGCTTCACCCGCCTCCTCGTGGAAGCCCTGCGCGCCGAGGGGATCGACGCCGCCGGCTTCAAGCCGGTCTGCTGTGGCGACCGCGACGATGCCGTGGAGCTGGCGGCCGCTTCTGGCGGACTGGAGCCCGCGCAGGTGAATCCGGTATGGCTGAAGGCCCCGGTGGCCCCGCTGGTCGCCGGGATGCTGGAAAACCGCCCGATCGACACGGCGGCCCTGCTGATGGCCACGCGCGATTTCATCGCGAGCCATGCGCAAGTCATCGTCGAGGGTGTCGGCGGCTGGCGAGTGCCGCTCGCGGAAGGCTATGACATGGCGGACTTCGCCGTGGATCTCGGGCTGCCGGTCATCATCGTGGTGGGAAATCGTCTCGGTGCCCTGAACCACACCATCCTCACCGTGGATGCCATCCGTGCGCGCGGTGTGGAGATCGCGGGCCTCGTGATGAATCATCTCGAAGATGAGCTGGATACCGCGGCGATCACGAACAAGGGCATGATCGAACAACTCACCGGCGTGCCCATCCTGGCGGAGATCATCCATGGCCAGGACTTCTTCGATGCGGAGCCCTTCATCGGATCCTGA
- the cdaA gene encoding diadenylate cyclase CdaA translates to MVWENVSKHWRDGIEILILAIAIYQIFRAFRATRGARILVGLVVILVAITLLLRLFEFAVISWLVTRAAILLVFAVPIIFQPELRNALAKLGSSRLFSFSNKSQLDFLEIFEDSVVALSKKRIGALFAIERDITLKPFEETGVMLNADFSPELSMTVFFPKTPLHDGGMVISNKKVTAAACVFPVSQRELADRSIGLRHRAAIGVTEESDCVAVIVSEETGAISICIDGHLERNLGEEKFRKRMADIFLANDDNNEKGVSKESDPEARVASSGDRDLVSD, encoded by the coding sequence ATGGTGTGGGAGAATGTAAGTAAACATTGGCGCGACGGGATCGAGATCCTGATCCTCGCGATCGCCATTTATCAGATCTTCCGTGCCTTCCGGGCCACCCGCGGGGCGCGCATCCTCGTCGGCCTGGTGGTCATCCTGGTGGCGATCACGCTGTTGCTGCGCCTCTTCGAGTTCGCGGTCATCTCGTGGCTCGTCACCCGTGCGGCCATTCTGCTGGTCTTCGCGGTGCCGATCATCTTCCAGCCGGAGCTGCGGAATGCGCTGGCAAAGCTGGGCAGCAGCCGCCTGTTTTCCTTCTCCAACAAGAGCCAGCTCGACTTCCTGGAGATCTTCGAGGACTCGGTGGTGGCCCTTTCGAAGAAGCGCATCGGGGCGCTCTTCGCCATCGAGCGCGACATCACGCTGAAGCCCTTCGAGGAGACGGGCGTGATGCTGAATGCGGACTTTTCGCCGGAGCTCTCGATGACCGTCTTCTTCCCGAAGACCCCGCTGCACGATGGTGGCATGGTGATTTCCAACAAGAAGGTGACTGCCGCGGCGTGTGTCTTTCCGGTCAGCCAGCGTGAATTGGCGGACCGCTCCATCGGCCTGCGCCACCGCGCCGCCATCGGCGTGACGGAGGAAAGCGACTGCGTGGCGGTGATCGTCAGCGAGGAAACCGGCGCGATTTCCATCTGCATCGACGGCCATCTGGAGCGAAACCTGGGCGAAGAGAAATTCCGCAAGCGGATGGCCGACATCTTCCTGGCCAACGACGACAACAATGAAAAAGGCGTTTCGAAAGAATCTGATCCCGAAGCTCGTGTCGCTTCTTCTGGCGACCGCGATCTGGTTTCTGATTAG